The Saccharopolyspora gloriosae genome has a segment encoding these proteins:
- a CDS encoding amino acid deaminase has product MPRTAPGINEHAVALLRQEVVDWRHKGLPPEASGRTVEEFLSSEPTLFGSGFTGPVLTLDEAALTHNLTTMAQWCERHGVLLAPHGKTTMASRLFQRQLEHGAWGITAANLPQLRVYRAFGVQRVLLANQLLDPAGLRWLGEELDGDPEFSVSCWADSVDGVALMARSYSGRRPLDVLVELGWGGARTGARSVEQALEVARAVAASPNLRLAGVGGYEGAAASGIADPALSIVDDYMARMRSLVGEIERADLFETDEIIVTGGGSAYFDQVAESFAAPWPTRARVLPVLRSGAYVTHDDGLYRRNSPFGRPHRLADAATPFRPAMRIWAQVTSRPEPGLALVTMGRRDVSFDQDLPEPQVLRGVDEVTRDLPPGACEVTKLADQHAFLSVDGDEPRIGDWVGFGLSHPCTVFDKWPLIPVVDGENVVDLVHTFF; this is encoded by the coding sequence TTGCCTCGCACAGCACCCGGCATCAACGAGCACGCGGTGGCGCTGCTCCGCCAGGAGGTCGTCGACTGGCGGCACAAGGGTCTGCCGCCTGAGGCGTCCGGGCGCACGGTCGAGGAATTCCTGAGCTCCGAGCCGACCCTGTTCGGTTCCGGATTCACCGGTCCGGTGCTGACGCTGGACGAGGCAGCGCTCACCCACAACCTGACGACAATGGCGCAGTGGTGCGAGCGGCACGGGGTGCTGCTCGCGCCGCACGGGAAGACGACGATGGCATCGCGGCTGTTCCAGCGTCAGCTGGAGCACGGGGCGTGGGGCATCACGGCGGCGAACCTCCCGCAGCTGCGGGTGTACCGGGCGTTCGGGGTGCAGCGGGTGCTGCTGGCGAATCAGCTGCTCGATCCGGCCGGGCTGCGCTGGCTGGGAGAGGAACTCGACGGGGACCCGGAGTTCTCGGTGAGCTGCTGGGCGGATTCGGTCGACGGGGTGGCGCTGATGGCGCGCTCCTACTCCGGGCGACGGCCGCTGGACGTGCTGGTGGAGCTGGGCTGGGGTGGCGCCCGGACCGGGGCGCGGTCGGTCGAGCAGGCCCTCGAAGTGGCGCGGGCGGTCGCGGCGAGCCCGAACCTCCGGCTGGCCGGTGTCGGCGGCTACGAAGGCGCCGCCGCGAGCGGCATCGCGGACCCCGCTCTGTCCATTGTGGATGATTATATGGCCCGGATGCGTTCCCTGGTGGGCGAAATCGAGCGCGCGGACCTGTTCGAGACCGACGAGATCATCGTCACGGGCGGCGGCAGCGCCTACTTCGACCAGGTCGCGGAGTCGTTCGCCGCGCCGTGGCCGACGCGTGCGCGGGTGCTTCCGGTGCTGCGCAGCGGCGCGTACGTGACCCACGACGACGGGCTGTACCGGCGCAACTCCCCCTTCGGCCGTCCGCATCGGCTGGCGGACGCGGCGACACCGTTCCGGCCGGCGATGCGAATCTGGGCGCAGGTGACCTCCCGTCCCGAGCCGGGCTTGGCGCTGGTGACGATGGGCCGCCGGGACGTGTCCTTCGACCAGGATCTGCCGGAGCCGCAAGTGCTGCGGGGCGTCGACGAGGTGACGCGGGACCTCCCGCCCGGCGCGTGCGAGGTGACCAAGCTCGCCGATCAGCACGCGTTCCTCTCCGTGGACGGCGACGAGCCGCGCATCGGCGACTGGGTCGGGTTCGGTTTGTCGCACCCGTGCACGGTTTTCGACAAGTGGCCGCTGATCCCGGTGGTCGACGGGGAGAACGTGGTCGACCTGGTGCACACCTTCTTCTGA
- a CDS encoding RidA family protein, translating into MPRTIITSSDAPTPPPHIPLSPGVRKGNIVQVSGQTPVDPATGELVAGGVPEQTERALRNVIAVLEAAGAGLDDVLMLRVYLTDVAQFAEMNETYARVVGEPYPARTTVYVGLPPGLLVEIDALAVIGD; encoded by the coding sequence ATGCCCAGGACCATCATCACGAGCAGCGACGCGCCGACCCCGCCGCCGCACATCCCGCTTTCGCCCGGCGTGCGCAAGGGCAACATCGTGCAGGTCTCCGGCCAGACCCCGGTCGACCCCGCCACCGGTGAGCTCGTCGCCGGCGGGGTCCCCGAGCAGACCGAGCGCGCGCTGCGCAACGTCATCGCCGTGCTCGAAGCCGCCGGCGCCGGACTCGACGACGTGCTGATGCTGCGCGTGTACCTCACCGACGTCGCGCAGTTCGCCGAGATGAACGAGACCTACGCCCGCGTCGTCGGCGAGCCCTACCCGGCCCGCACCACCGTCTACGTCGGCCTGCCGCCGGGACTGCTCGTCGAGATCGACGCCCTCGCGGTCATCGGGGACTGA
- a CDS encoding formaldehyde-activating enzyme, whose product MTTFGDLDGRLAQGWGGRKPNGCRVIVVLARRGGTTAAGLLTTLTVPTERLAPIQVSVGEDRDSCTAIQPPTLLVGHEVAASGRTAALVFGASQVGVAQGVLDSVADGLLDADQETMVFVSLWLDHDADDETAVRFSAREAVGEAVRDAVTGHAKERIRTLVEERDRLTHPYYGGD is encoded by the coding sequence ATGACCACGTTCGGCGACCTCGACGGCCGGCTCGCGCAGGGCTGGGGCGGACGCAAACCCAACGGCTGCCGGGTGATCGTGGTGCTAGCCCGCCGTGGCGGCACCACCGCCGCCGGACTGCTCACCACCCTCACGGTCCCCACCGAACGGCTCGCGCCGATCCAGGTGTCGGTCGGTGAAGACCGGGACTCCTGCACGGCGATACAGCCGCCGACGCTGCTGGTCGGCCACGAAGTCGCCGCCTCCGGGCGGACGGCGGCGCTGGTCTTCGGGGCGAGCCAGGTCGGTGTGGCGCAGGGCGTGCTGGATTCGGTGGCCGACGGCCTGCTGGACGCGGATCAGGAGACGATGGTGTTCGTCTCGTTATGGCTCGACCACGACGCCGACGACGAGACGGCGGTCCGCTTCTCCGCGCGGGAGGCGGTCGGCGAGGCCGTCCGGGACGCCGTCACCGGTCATGCCAAGGAGCGGATCCGCACCCTCGTCGAGGAACGTGACCGCCTCACCCACCCGTACTACGGCGGCGACTGA
- a CDS encoding DUF1844 domain-containing protein — protein sequence MVDVPSVEVISRAAVMLMSSAAEKLGLGDEDPDNAPSRDLDEARRLITALAGLVTASVEYLGLHAAPIRDGLQSLQRAFREASAVPDAPGQGPGEKYTGPVH from the coding sequence ATGGTGGATGTTCCCAGCGTCGAGGTGATCAGCCGCGCCGCGGTGATGCTGATGTCCTCCGCCGCGGAAAAGCTCGGATTGGGCGACGAGGATCCGGACAACGCGCCGAGCCGGGACCTCGACGAGGCGCGGCGGTTGATCACCGCGCTCGCCGGCCTGGTCACGGCGTCCGTGGAGTACCTGGGCCTGCACGCCGCACCGATCCGCGACGGGCTGCAGAGCCTGCAGCGCGCGTTCCGCGAAGCGAGCGCCGTCCCCGACGCGCCCGGCCAAGGCCCCGGCGAGAAGTACACCGGCCCGGTCCACTGA
- the infC gene encoding translation initiation factor IF-3: MKTEASNRGGPISTETRINDRIRVPEVRLVGPNGEQVGIVRIEDALRLAQEADLDLVEVAPQARPPVCKLMDYGKFKYESAQKARESRRNQQQTVIKEQKLRPKIDPHDYETKKGHVTRFLGQGHKVKVTIMFRGREQSRPELGFRLLQRLADDVAELGFIEANPKQDGRNMIMVLAPHKTNKTKPKATA, encoded by the coding sequence GTGAAGACCGAAGCATCGAACCGAGGAGGCCCCATCAGCACGGAGACGCGCATCAACGACCGCATCCGCGTGCCCGAAGTCCGCTTGGTCGGACCGAACGGCGAACAGGTCGGCATCGTCCGTATCGAGGACGCGCTCCGCCTGGCGCAGGAAGCGGATCTGGACCTTGTCGAGGTCGCCCCGCAGGCGCGCCCGCCGGTCTGCAAGCTCATGGACTACGGCAAGTTCAAGTACGAGAGTGCGCAGAAGGCTCGCGAATCGCGCCGCAACCAGCAGCAGACCGTCATCAAGGAGCAGAAGCTCCGGCCGAAGATCGACCCGCACGACTACGAGACGAAGAAGGGTCACGTCACCCGCTTCCTCGGTCAGGGTCACAAGGTCAAGGTGACGATCATGTTCCGCGGTCGTGAGCAGTCGCGTCCCGAGCTGGGCTTTCGTCTGTTGCAGCGACTGGCCGACGACGTCGCCGAACTGGGGTTCATCGAGGCCAACCCGAAGCAGGACGGCCGTAACATGATCATGGTCCTGGCGCCGCACAAGACGAACAAGACCAAGCCGAAGGCGACCGCGTAA
- the rpmI gene encoding 50S ribosomal protein L35, with protein sequence MPKNKTHSGTAKRFRVTGSGKLRREQAGRRHILEKKSSRVTRRLEGTEAVAKNDVKRINKLLGR encoded by the coding sequence ATGCCGAAGAACAAGACCCACAGCGGGACCGCGAAGCGCTTCCGAGTCACCGGCAGTGGCAAGCTGCGCCGCGAGCAGGCGGGCCGTCGTCACATCCTGGAGAAGAAGTCCAGCCGGGTGACCCGTCGCCTGGAGGGCACCGAAGCCGTCGCCAAGAACGACGTCAAGCGCATCAACAAGCTCCTGGGCCGCTGA
- the rplT gene encoding 50S ribosomal protein L20, with amino-acid sequence MARVKRAVNAHKKRRSILEQASGYRGQRSRLYRKAKEQTLHSNVYAYRDRRARKGDFRKLWITRINAATRQNGLSYNRFVQGLKAAEVEVDRKILADLAVRDPQAFTALVDVAKQHLPEGAA; translated from the coding sequence GTGGCACGCGTCAAGCGGGCAGTGAACGCCCATAAGAAGCGCCGCAGCATTCTCGAGCAGGCCAGCGGCTACCGCGGTCAGCGCTCCCGGCTGTACCGCAAGGCCAAGGAGCAGACGCTCCACTCGAACGTTTACGCCTACCGCGACCGGCGTGCCCGCAAGGGTGACTTCCGGAAGCTGTGGATCACGCGTATCAACGCGGCGACCAGGCAGAACGGTCTGAGCTACAACCGCTTCGTGCAGGGCCTGAAGGCCGCTGAGGTCGAGGTGGACCGCAAGATCCTGGCGGACCTCGCGGTGCGCGACCCGCAGGCCTTCACGGCCCTGGTGGACGTCGCCAAGCAGCACCTGCCGGAAGGTGCGGCCTGA
- a CDS encoding RNA methyltransferase has translation MTERSSRVVVARKLTRRAGRDRAGEFLAEGSQAVGEALAAHTAGRVRVRSLFAIEEQAAKLAEVDVPVHVVTDRAAASLSETVTPQGLVAHCELPATTPAEALESRPPLVAVLLGVADPGNAGTVVRVADAAGAGAVLFAGDTVDPYNGKAVRASTGSLFHLPVARDRDALGVLDACRAAGLRLIGADGHATDDLDSASVRGELAVPTAWVFGSEAHGLPDDVLAELDTTLQVPIYGGAESLNLATAAAVCLYASARAQRHHG, from the coding sequence TTGACGGAGCGTTCGTCTCGGGTCGTTGTTGCGCGCAAGCTCACTCGCAGAGCCGGGCGGGACCGCGCGGGGGAGTTCCTCGCGGAAGGTTCGCAGGCGGTCGGTGAGGCGCTGGCCGCCCACACCGCGGGCCGGGTCCGGGTGCGCTCGCTGTTCGCCATCGAGGAGCAGGCCGCGAAGCTGGCCGAGGTGGACGTTCCGGTGCACGTGGTGACGGACCGGGCGGCGGCTTCGCTGTCGGAGACGGTCACTCCGCAGGGCTTGGTGGCGCACTGCGAGCTGCCCGCGACCACACCCGCCGAGGCACTGGAGTCCCGGCCGCCGCTGGTGGCGGTGCTGCTGGGCGTGGCCGACCCGGGCAACGCGGGCACGGTCGTGCGGGTCGCCGACGCCGCGGGCGCCGGTGCCGTGCTGTTCGCCGGTGACACCGTCGACCCGTACAACGGCAAGGCGGTGCGCGCGTCGACGGGGAGCCTGTTCCACCTGCCGGTGGCGCGGGACCGGGACGCGCTCGGGGTGCTCGACGCCTGCCGCGCGGCGGGCCTGCGGCTGATCGGCGCGGACGGGCACGCCACCGACGATCTCGACTCGGCGTCGGTGCGCGGCGAGCTGGCCGTTCCGACGGCGTGGGTGTTCGGCAGCGAAGCCCACGGCTTGCCGGACGACGTGCTCGCGGAGCTGGACACGACGCTGCAAGTGCCGATCTACGGTGGTGCGGAGAGCCTGAACCTGGCGACCGCGGCCGCGGTCTGCCTGTACGCCTCCGCGCGGGCTCAGCGTCATCACGGATAG
- the pheS gene encoding phenylalanine--tRNA ligase subunit alpha, protein MSGANDSYDPKEVAALAPETLDRAVVEARKGFEEAADLDELAAAKPGHLGERSPLLTARREIGALPPKARSEAGKRVNEARQAIQGAFDERRAVLQAERDEKVLREESVDVTLPSGRVPAGARHPITQLTEQISDVFVGMGWEVADGPELEAEWFNFDALNFGKDHPARTMQDTFHVEPEGSGLVLRTHTSPVQIRSMLDRELPVYLVCPGRTFRTDELDATHTPVFHQVEGLAVDEGLTMAHLKGTLDAFARAMFGPESEIRLRPSFFPFTEPSAELDVWFPQKKGGAGWVEWGGCGMVDPNVLRACGIDPTVHTGFAFGMGLERTLQFRNGIPDMRDMTEGDVRFTEPFGIDS, encoded by the coding sequence ATGTCTGGAGCCAACGACTCGTACGACCCCAAAGAGGTCGCCGCGCTCGCCCCGGAGACGCTCGACCGCGCCGTGGTCGAAGCCCGCAAGGGGTTCGAGGAAGCGGCCGATCTCGACGAGCTGGCCGCCGCGAAGCCCGGGCACCTGGGGGAGCGTTCACCGCTGCTGACCGCGCGTCGCGAGATCGGTGCGCTGCCCCCGAAGGCGCGCTCGGAGGCGGGCAAGCGCGTCAACGAGGCTCGGCAGGCGATTCAGGGCGCGTTCGACGAGCGTCGCGCCGTGTTGCAGGCCGAGCGCGACGAGAAGGTGCTGCGCGAGGAATCCGTGGACGTGACCCTGCCCTCGGGCCGGGTTCCCGCGGGCGCCCGCCACCCGATCACCCAGCTCACCGAGCAGATCAGCGACGTGTTCGTGGGCATGGGCTGGGAGGTCGCCGACGGTCCCGAGCTGGAGGCCGAGTGGTTCAACTTCGACGCGTTGAACTTCGGCAAGGACCACCCGGCGCGCACCATGCAGGACACGTTCCACGTGGAGCCGGAGGGCTCCGGGCTGGTGCTGCGCACGCACACCTCCCCGGTGCAGATCCGGTCGATGCTGGACCGCGAGCTGCCGGTGTACCTGGTGTGCCCGGGGCGCACGTTCCGCACCGACGAGCTCGACGCCACGCACACCCCGGTCTTCCACCAGGTGGAGGGCTTGGCCGTGGACGAGGGCCTGACGATGGCGCACCTGAAGGGCACGCTCGACGCGTTCGCCCGCGCCATGTTCGGTCCGGAGTCGGAGATCCGGCTGCGCCCGAGCTTCTTCCCGTTCACCGAGCCGTCGGCGGAGCTGGACGTGTGGTTCCCGCAGAAGAAGGGCGGCGCCGGCTGGGTCGAGTGGGGCGGCTGCGGCATGGTCGACCCGAACGTGCTGCGCGCCTGCGGGATCGACCCGACGGTGCACACCGGGTTCGCGTTCGGCATGGGGTTGGAGCGCACCCTGCAGTTCCGCAACGGCATTCCTGACATGCGTGACATGACCGAGGGCGATGTGCGGTTCACCGAACCGTTCGGCATCGACTCGTGA